In Actinomycetota bacterium, one genomic interval encodes:
- a CDS encoding Rieske 2Fe-2S domain-containing protein — translation MTSQPPSWGEQPGPPVREISRRNFLRQAVGVGVGLLTLQFLGGTILFLWPNLKGGLGDPNLVIGSASDIATQQPEWVRGLPFIYNKARLFIVNVPAGKSRVEGTGEEVPDPGMDILALYRKCPHLGCNVPQLCDRSLWFECLCHGSKYTIIGEKRDGPAPRGMDRFEHRIEDGVYIVDTSVRISGPPIGTDTFDSRRTEDIAHCAN, via the coding sequence GTGACTAGTCAGCCGCCGAGCTGGGGTGAGCAACCTGGACCCCCCGTCCGCGAGATCAGCCGCCGGAACTTCCTCCGCCAGGCGGTGGGTGTCGGCGTCGGGCTGCTCACCCTGCAGTTCCTCGGCGGCACGATCCTGTTCCTGTGGCCGAACCTGAAAGGCGGCCTCGGTGACCCGAACCTGGTCATCGGCAGCGCCAGCGACATCGCGACCCAGCAGCCGGAATGGGTTCGGGGCCTGCCGTTCATCTACAACAAGGCACGCCTGTTCATCGTGAACGTGCCCGCCGGCAAGTCACGGGTCGAGGGCACCGGGGAGGAGGTCCCCGACCCGGGGATGGACATCCTGGCCCTCTACCGGAAGTGCCCGCACCTCGGCTGCAACGTCCCGCAGCTGTGCGACCGCAGCCTGTGGTTCGAGTGCCTGTGCCACGGATCGAAGTACACGATCATCGGCGAGAAGCGCGACGGACCGGCCCCCCGCGGCATGGACCGATTCGAGCACCGGATCGAGGACGGGGTGTACATCGTCGACACCTCGGTGCGGATCAGCGGCCCGCCGATCGGGACCGACACCTTCGACAGCCGCCGGACCGAGGACATCGCGCATTGCGCCAACTAG